The Henckelia pumila isolate YLH828 chromosome 2, ASM3356847v2, whole genome shotgun sequence genome includes a window with the following:
- the LOC140883225 gene encoding auxin response factor 1-like isoform X2, with the protein MAHLSANYLPTGPPPGGSNDALYRELWHACAGPLVTLPQEGERVYYFLEGHMEQLEASTDQGLDQQLHSFKLPSKILCKVMNVSLRAEQDTDEVYAQITLIPEQDQNDITSPDPPLPEPQRCSVHSFCKTLTASDTSTHGGFSVLRKHADDCLPPLQPPWQELVASDLHGNQWNFRHIFRGQPRRHLLTTGWSVFVSAKKLVAGDAFIFLREENGDLRVGVRRLMRQMNIMPSSVISSHSMHLGVLATASHAICTRTRFSVFYKPRTSRSEFIVCLNKYLEARNHKLSVGMRFKMKFEGEEVPERRFSGTIVGVGDNSSSMWPDSEWRSLKVQWDEPSLVLRPDRVSPWDIEPLIAETSPMSQTQQRNKRARPPVVSSSRQDLNPFGIWKSPSDSPSAFSYNDPAPGPDIHQCTKLNPGSRLNMLNCNRILLPASSNSICQPNFDTPAESFTPVIEKKQANVCRLFGIELLDHSTFGDSSPAGIGGAAVEDTHVPRHTELEQHSEPSSCNLPDLPLVTCEPDRSCLRSSLEPRNKQIRSCTKVHMQGIAVGRAVDLTRLDSYEDLLKKFEEIFEIKGKLSGSAKKWLVVYTDNEDDMMMVGDDPWHEFCTMVKKIYIYTTEEVKKLSPKIKLPLSEAKSVKLLSDAAVGVEEQSSTVGSGC; encoded by the exons ATGGCACACCTTTCCGCAAATTATTTACCCACAGGCCCTCCACCAG GGGGCTCAAATGATGCTTTGTACAGAGAACTGTGGCATGCCTGTGCTGGGCCCCTTGTTACCCTTCCTCAAGAAGGGGAACGAGTGTATTACTTTCTGGAGGGTCACATGGAACAG CTTGAAGCGTCCACCGATCAGGGGTTGGACCAGCAACTTCATTCATTCAAATTACCCAGTAAAATCCTTTGCAAAGTGATGAATGTTTCACTGCGG GCTGAACAAGATACGGATGAGGTGTATGCACAAATAACTCTGATACCTGAGCAAGAT CAAAATGATATCACAAGCCCGGATCCTCCATTACCAGAACCACAAAGGTGTAGTGTCCATTCATTTTGCAAGACTCTTACTGCTTCTGATACCAGCACCCATGGTGGGTTTTCTGTTTTACGAAAGCATGCAGATGATTGTTTACCTCCATTG CAACCACCCTGGCAGGAGTTGGTTGCTTCTGATCTTCATGGTAATCAATGGAATTTCCGCCATATTTTTCGAG GTCAACCAAGGCGCCACTTACTGACTACGGGATGGAGTGTCTTTGTTAGTGCAAAAAAGTTGGTTGCTGGAGATGCTTTTATCTTCCTAAG AGAAGAAAACGGAGATCTTCGAGTCGGAGTGCGTAGGCTCATGAGACAGATGAATATTATGCCATCTTCTGTTATATCAAGCCATAGTATGCATTTGGGGGTCCTTGCTACTGCATCACATGCCATATGCACGAGGACCCGTTTTTCGGTTTTTTATAAACCCAG GACTAGTCGATCTGAATTCATTGTATGTTTAAATAAGTATCTTGAAGCTCGAAATCATAAACTGTCAGTGGGGATGAGATTTAAGATGAAGTTTGAGGGTGAAGAGGTTCCAGAAAGAAG GTTTAGTGGGACAATTGTTGGTGTTGGGGATAATTCTTCATCTATGTGGCCTGATTCAGAATGGAGATCGTTAAAG GTCCAGTGGGATGAACCATCGCTGGTTTTGCGTCCTGATAGAGTTTCACCTTGGGATATAGAACCACTTATTGCAGAAACTTCTCCCATGTCACAGACCCAACAAAGAAATAAACGGGCCCGGCCACCTGTTGTGAGTTCATCTAGGCAAGATCTTAATCCATTCG GTATTTGGAAATCACCATCTGACTCCCCTTCAGCATTCTCTTACAATGATCCGGCACCTGGACCAGATATTCATCAATGTACTAAACTTAATCCTGGCAGCAGACTCAATATGTTGAATTGCAATAGAATTTTGCTGCCAGCTTCGAGCAATTCAATATGCCAGCCGAATTTTGACACCCCTGCAGAGTCATTCACGCCTGTTATTGAAAAGAAACAAGCTAATGTCTGCAGGCTGTTTGGTATCGAATTACTGGACCATTCAACCTTTGGAGACAGTTCACCAGCAGGAATTGGTGGAGCAGCTGTTGAGGATACTCATGTACCCCGGCATACTGAACTGGAACAACATTCAGAGCCATCAAGCTGCAACCTGCCTGATCTTCCTTTAGTGACTTGTGAACCTGACAGGTCATGCTTGAGATCTTCCCTTGAGCCACGCAACAAGCAAATCAGAAGTTGCACCAAG GTTCACATGCAAGGCATTGCAGTTGGAAGAGCTGTAGATTTGACCAGACTTGACAGCTACGAGGATTTACTTAAGAAATTTGAAGAGATTTTTGAAATCAAAGGGAAACTCTCAGGTTCAGCAAAGAAATGGCTGGTTGTCTACACAGATAATGAGGATGACATGATGATGGTTGGAGATGATCCTTGGCA
- the LOC140883225 gene encoding auxin response factor 1-like isoform X1 — MAHLSANYLPTGPPPGGSNDALYRELWHACAGPLVTLPQEGERVYYFLEGHMEQLEASTDQGLDQQLHSFKLPSKILCKVMNVSLRAEQDTDEVYAQITLIPEQDQNDITSPDPPLPEPQRCSVHSFCKTLTASDTSTHGGFSVLRKHADDCLPPLDMSQQPPWQELVASDLHGNQWNFRHIFRGQPRRHLLTTGWSVFVSAKKLVAGDAFIFLREENGDLRVGVRRLMRQMNIMPSSVISSHSMHLGVLATASHAICTRTRFSVFYKPRTSRSEFIVCLNKYLEARNHKLSVGMRFKMKFEGEEVPERRFSGTIVGVGDNSSSMWPDSEWRSLKVQWDEPSLVLRPDRVSPWDIEPLIAETSPMSQTQQRNKRARPPVVSSSRQDLNPFGIWKSPSDSPSAFSYNDPAPGPDIHQCTKLNPGSRLNMLNCNRILLPASSNSICQPNFDTPAESFTPVIEKKQANVCRLFGIELLDHSTFGDSSPAGIGGAAVEDTHVPRHTELEQHSEPSSCNLPDLPLVTCEPDRSCLRSSLEPRNKQIRSCTKVHMQGIAVGRAVDLTRLDSYEDLLKKFEEIFEIKGKLSGSAKKWLVVYTDNEDDMMMVGDDPWHEFCTMVKKIYIYTTEEVKKLSPKIKLPLSEAKSVKLLSDAAVGVEEQSSTVGSGC; from the exons ATGGCACACCTTTCCGCAAATTATTTACCCACAGGCCCTCCACCAG GGGGCTCAAATGATGCTTTGTACAGAGAACTGTGGCATGCCTGTGCTGGGCCCCTTGTTACCCTTCCTCAAGAAGGGGAACGAGTGTATTACTTTCTGGAGGGTCACATGGAACAG CTTGAAGCGTCCACCGATCAGGGGTTGGACCAGCAACTTCATTCATTCAAATTACCCAGTAAAATCCTTTGCAAAGTGATGAATGTTTCACTGCGG GCTGAACAAGATACGGATGAGGTGTATGCACAAATAACTCTGATACCTGAGCAAGAT CAAAATGATATCACAAGCCCGGATCCTCCATTACCAGAACCACAAAGGTGTAGTGTCCATTCATTTTGCAAGACTCTTACTGCTTCTGATACCAGCACCCATGGTGGGTTTTCTGTTTTACGAAAGCATGCAGATGATTGTTTACCTCCATTG GATATGTCTCAGCAACCACCCTGGCAGGAGTTGGTTGCTTCTGATCTTCATGGTAATCAATGGAATTTCCGCCATATTTTTCGAG GTCAACCAAGGCGCCACTTACTGACTACGGGATGGAGTGTCTTTGTTAGTGCAAAAAAGTTGGTTGCTGGAGATGCTTTTATCTTCCTAAG AGAAGAAAACGGAGATCTTCGAGTCGGAGTGCGTAGGCTCATGAGACAGATGAATATTATGCCATCTTCTGTTATATCAAGCCATAGTATGCATTTGGGGGTCCTTGCTACTGCATCACATGCCATATGCACGAGGACCCGTTTTTCGGTTTTTTATAAACCCAG GACTAGTCGATCTGAATTCATTGTATGTTTAAATAAGTATCTTGAAGCTCGAAATCATAAACTGTCAGTGGGGATGAGATTTAAGATGAAGTTTGAGGGTGAAGAGGTTCCAGAAAGAAG GTTTAGTGGGACAATTGTTGGTGTTGGGGATAATTCTTCATCTATGTGGCCTGATTCAGAATGGAGATCGTTAAAG GTCCAGTGGGATGAACCATCGCTGGTTTTGCGTCCTGATAGAGTTTCACCTTGGGATATAGAACCACTTATTGCAGAAACTTCTCCCATGTCACAGACCCAACAAAGAAATAAACGGGCCCGGCCACCTGTTGTGAGTTCATCTAGGCAAGATCTTAATCCATTCG GTATTTGGAAATCACCATCTGACTCCCCTTCAGCATTCTCTTACAATGATCCGGCACCTGGACCAGATATTCATCAATGTACTAAACTTAATCCTGGCAGCAGACTCAATATGTTGAATTGCAATAGAATTTTGCTGCCAGCTTCGAGCAATTCAATATGCCAGCCGAATTTTGACACCCCTGCAGAGTCATTCACGCCTGTTATTGAAAAGAAACAAGCTAATGTCTGCAGGCTGTTTGGTATCGAATTACTGGACCATTCAACCTTTGGAGACAGTTCACCAGCAGGAATTGGTGGAGCAGCTGTTGAGGATACTCATGTACCCCGGCATACTGAACTGGAACAACATTCAGAGCCATCAAGCTGCAACCTGCCTGATCTTCCTTTAGTGACTTGTGAACCTGACAGGTCATGCTTGAGATCTTCCCTTGAGCCACGCAACAAGCAAATCAGAAGTTGCACCAAG GTTCACATGCAAGGCATTGCAGTTGGAAGAGCTGTAGATTTGACCAGACTTGACAGCTACGAGGATTTACTTAAGAAATTTGAAGAGATTTTTGAAATCAAAGGGAAACTCTCAGGTTCAGCAAAGAAATGGCTGGTTGTCTACACAGATAATGAGGATGACATGATGATGGTTGGAGATGATCCTTGGCA
- the LOC140883225 gene encoding auxin response factor 1-like isoform X3: MNVSLRAEQDTDEVYAQITLIPEQDQNDITSPDPPLPEPQRCSVHSFCKTLTASDTSTHGGFSVLRKHADDCLPPLDMSQQPPWQELVASDLHGNQWNFRHIFRGQPRRHLLTTGWSVFVSAKKLVAGDAFIFLREENGDLRVGVRRLMRQMNIMPSSVISSHSMHLGVLATASHAICTRTRFSVFYKPRTSRSEFIVCLNKYLEARNHKLSVGMRFKMKFEGEEVPERRFSGTIVGVGDNSSSMWPDSEWRSLKVQWDEPSLVLRPDRVSPWDIEPLIAETSPMSQTQQRNKRARPPVVSSSRQDLNPFGIWKSPSDSPSAFSYNDPAPGPDIHQCTKLNPGSRLNMLNCNRILLPASSNSICQPNFDTPAESFTPVIEKKQANVCRLFGIELLDHSTFGDSSPAGIGGAAVEDTHVPRHTELEQHSEPSSCNLPDLPLVTCEPDRSCLRSSLEPRNKQIRSCTKVHMQGIAVGRAVDLTRLDSYEDLLKKFEEIFEIKGKLSGSAKKWLVVYTDNEDDMMMVGDDPWHEFCTMVKKIYIYTTEEVKKLSPKIKLPLSEAKSVKLLSDAAVGVEEQSSTVGSGC, encoded by the exons ATGAATGTTTCACTGCGG GCTGAACAAGATACGGATGAGGTGTATGCACAAATAACTCTGATACCTGAGCAAGAT CAAAATGATATCACAAGCCCGGATCCTCCATTACCAGAACCACAAAGGTGTAGTGTCCATTCATTTTGCAAGACTCTTACTGCTTCTGATACCAGCACCCATGGTGGGTTTTCTGTTTTACGAAAGCATGCAGATGATTGTTTACCTCCATTG GATATGTCTCAGCAACCACCCTGGCAGGAGTTGGTTGCTTCTGATCTTCATGGTAATCAATGGAATTTCCGCCATATTTTTCGAG GTCAACCAAGGCGCCACTTACTGACTACGGGATGGAGTGTCTTTGTTAGTGCAAAAAAGTTGGTTGCTGGAGATGCTTTTATCTTCCTAAG AGAAGAAAACGGAGATCTTCGAGTCGGAGTGCGTAGGCTCATGAGACAGATGAATATTATGCCATCTTCTGTTATATCAAGCCATAGTATGCATTTGGGGGTCCTTGCTACTGCATCACATGCCATATGCACGAGGACCCGTTTTTCGGTTTTTTATAAACCCAG GACTAGTCGATCTGAATTCATTGTATGTTTAAATAAGTATCTTGAAGCTCGAAATCATAAACTGTCAGTGGGGATGAGATTTAAGATGAAGTTTGAGGGTGAAGAGGTTCCAGAAAGAAG GTTTAGTGGGACAATTGTTGGTGTTGGGGATAATTCTTCATCTATGTGGCCTGATTCAGAATGGAGATCGTTAAAG GTCCAGTGGGATGAACCATCGCTGGTTTTGCGTCCTGATAGAGTTTCACCTTGGGATATAGAACCACTTATTGCAGAAACTTCTCCCATGTCACAGACCCAACAAAGAAATAAACGGGCCCGGCCACCTGTTGTGAGTTCATCTAGGCAAGATCTTAATCCATTCG GTATTTGGAAATCACCATCTGACTCCCCTTCAGCATTCTCTTACAATGATCCGGCACCTGGACCAGATATTCATCAATGTACTAAACTTAATCCTGGCAGCAGACTCAATATGTTGAATTGCAATAGAATTTTGCTGCCAGCTTCGAGCAATTCAATATGCCAGCCGAATTTTGACACCCCTGCAGAGTCATTCACGCCTGTTATTGAAAAGAAACAAGCTAATGTCTGCAGGCTGTTTGGTATCGAATTACTGGACCATTCAACCTTTGGAGACAGTTCACCAGCAGGAATTGGTGGAGCAGCTGTTGAGGATACTCATGTACCCCGGCATACTGAACTGGAACAACATTCAGAGCCATCAAGCTGCAACCTGCCTGATCTTCCTTTAGTGACTTGTGAACCTGACAGGTCATGCTTGAGATCTTCCCTTGAGCCACGCAACAAGCAAATCAGAAGTTGCACCAAG GTTCACATGCAAGGCATTGCAGTTGGAAGAGCTGTAGATTTGACCAGACTTGACAGCTACGAGGATTTACTTAAGAAATTTGAAGAGATTTTTGAAATCAAAGGGAAACTCTCAGGTTCAGCAAAGAAATGGCTGGTTGTCTACACAGATAATGAGGATGACATGATGATGGTTGGAGATGATCCTTGGCA